Proteins found in one Phoenicibacter congonensis genomic segment:
- a CDS encoding DNA-processing protein DprA, whose protein sequence is MIGKKLQGKRTVVDRRSSYYPESFKEIAKPPKKLRVVGDPEALVEGLAIVGARKATPYGLSCAKHFGELCAKNDVTVISGGALGCDSASQKACVDAGGKTIAFVASIDDVYPARNFDLFQRIINSGGAIVSENDWSVKNLPWMFRERNRLIAALAKATLICEAGIPSGTFSTADEAISANRDVLVIPGAITSNNSHGSNRLIYQGATPIIDDETFLDELHALFGCLRCRQISSNVLQEKLSSEDKTMLEALNSSSLSVDELMLVARSFTRDENLLAWTMTWVAKAKAAGWIAQYNDGTYGPCV, encoded by the coding sequence GTGATTGGTAAGAAACTGCAGGGCAAGCGGACAGTTGTTGACAGAAGGTCGAGTTACTATCCTGAATCTTTTAAAGAAATTGCCAAACCACCAAAAAAACTGAGAGTTGTTGGTGATCCTGAGGCGTTAGTTGAAGGGTTGGCCATAGTTGGTGCAAGAAAAGCAACACCATATGGCTTGAGTTGTGCAAAGCATTTTGGAGAGCTCTGTGCAAAAAATGATGTTACCGTCATTTCGGGCGGTGCTCTTGGATGTGACAGCGCTTCACAAAAGGCGTGTGTTGATGCTGGTGGGAAAACTATAGCTTTTGTTGCAAGCATAGATGATGTTTATCCTGCAAGAAATTTCGATTTGTTTCAGAGAATTATTAACTCTGGTGGGGCGATTGTGAGTGAAAACGATTGGTCTGTTAAAAATTTGCCTTGGATGTTTAGAGAAAGAAACAGGCTGATAGCAGCGTTGGCAAAAGCAACTTTGATTTGTGAAGCTGGCATTCCATCTGGAACCTTCTCGACTGCTGATGAAGCGATTTCGGCTAACAGAGATGTGCTAGTTATTCCAGGAGCAATCACTTCGAATAATTCTCATGGGTCGAATCGATTGATTTATCAAGGGGCGACTCCCATTATTGATGATGAAACTTTTCTTGATGAGTTGCATGCGTTGTTTGGTTGCTTGAGATGTAGACAAATTTCTTCTAATGTTTTGCAAGAAAAATTATCTAGTGAAGACAAAACAATGCTCGAAGCTCTCAATTCTTCTTCTCTGTCTGTTGATGAATTAATGCTTGTCGCAAGAAGCTTTACAAGGGACGAGAATTTGCTTGCTTGGACAATGACTTGGGTAGCAAAAGCGAAGGCTGCTGGATGGATTGCTCAATATAATGATGGAACATATGGCCCTTGTGTTTGA
- a CDS encoding YifB family Mg chelatase-like AAA ATPase, giving the protein MGRPVCINSAVLRGVEAQPVSVEVSLVQSLPGISIVGMADTAVMEAKERVRTAIRMSGFSMPNKKIVVNLAPSDIKKRGCAFDLPIALGVLVATGQVSFEFVNGRLFVGELGLDGSVRPVPGTLAYGICAHKQSLALVSAGYESVPIDTLEQLACTSLIDSLEFEPLPKVSFVKPAKEFFVSDGPDFSDVSGHGFAKRAAQIAVTGNHGLLMVGPPGSGKTMLASRMVTILPPLSSEEMLDTALVHSVAGEDISPILSGRRPFRSPHHSATMAGLVGGGNPLKPGEVSLAHNGALFLDELPEFSPKALQSLRQPLESAKVCLTRADGNLTFPAKFLLIAASNPCPCGYLGDEEHDCTCTAQQVSRYQGRIGGPLIDRIDLQIDVKRLPPAKVLDSGNGTDSMTLREGVMLAREFIKWRENKSIVKDAQTLVVSKDFSRIGQKMNTQQIVDACDLKKDTREFVIEMAEVNHLSGRGLVNTLRVARTIADLGQSESVNTNHVAEALGFRIRDGIGQG; this is encoded by the coding sequence ATGGGAAGACCAGTTTGCATTAATAGCGCAGTGTTGCGTGGAGTTGAAGCGCAACCTGTTTCTGTTGAAGTCTCTCTTGTGCAGTCACTTCCTGGAATTTCAATCGTTGGCATGGCAGACACTGCAGTTATGGAAGCAAAGGAGAGAGTTAGAACAGCGATTCGGATGTCGGGCTTTTCGATGCCGAACAAAAAGATTGTCGTTAATCTTGCTCCTTCCGACATTAAGAAAAGGGGATGCGCATTCGATTTGCCAATTGCTCTTGGTGTGTTAGTCGCGACTGGACAAGTTAGTTTTGAATTTGTAAATGGGCGTCTTTTTGTTGGAGAGTTAGGGCTAGATGGTTCTGTTAGACCTGTTCCAGGGACACTTGCATATGGAATTTGTGCTCACAAACAATCTCTTGCTTTAGTGAGCGCTGGTTATGAGTCGGTTCCGATTGACACACTTGAGCAGCTTGCTTGCACGAGTCTAATAGATTCACTTGAATTCGAACCGCTTCCTAAAGTTAGCTTTGTTAAACCAGCTAAAGAGTTTTTTGTTTCTGATGGGCCTGATTTTTCAGATGTATCGGGCCATGGTTTCGCTAAAAGGGCTGCTCAAATTGCCGTCACCGGGAATCATGGGCTACTGATGGTTGGACCGCCAGGATCGGGAAAAACTATGCTTGCAAGCAGAATGGTTACAATATTGCCTCCATTGTCAAGTGAAGAAATGTTGGATACCGCACTTGTGCATTCTGTTGCAGGTGAAGATATATCTCCAATATTGTCTGGAAGACGGCCATTTAGAAGCCCTCATCACAGTGCGACAATGGCAGGTCTTGTGGGTGGTGGAAATCCATTAAAACCAGGGGAAGTGTCTCTTGCTCACAACGGTGCTCTTTTTTTAGACGAGTTGCCAGAATTTAGCCCGAAGGCGCTACAGTCATTGCGACAGCCTCTAGAAAGTGCAAAGGTCTGCTTGACTCGTGCTGATGGAAACCTAACTTTTCCTGCCAAGTTCTTGCTAATTGCAGCATCGAACCCTTGTCCTTGTGGCTACTTGGGAGATGAGGAGCATGACTGCACATGTACGGCTCAACAAGTGAGTCGTTACCAAGGAAGAATTGGTGGTCCACTAATTGACAGAATTGATCTACAAATCGATGTAAAGAGGTTGCCGCCGGCCAAAGTGCTTGACTCTGGAAACGGAACCGATTCAATGACACTCAGGGAAGGTGTTATGCTTGCACGTGAGTTCATAAAGTGGCGTGAGAACAAATCCATTGTAAAGGATGCTCAAACTCTTGTTGTTAGTAAAGATTTCTCACGAATTGGCCAAAAGATGAACACCCAACAAATTGTTGATGCTTGTGATTTGAAGAAGGATACAAGAGAATTTGTGATCGAAATGGCAGAAGTTAATCACCTCTCAGGAAGGGGACTTGTTAATACTTTGCGTGTTGCACGAACGATTGCTGACCTTGGTCAGTCTGAATCGGTAAATACCAATCATGTAGCTGAAGCGCTTGGTTTTAGGATTCGAGATGGGATAGGGCAGGGATAG
- a CDS encoding YraN family protein — MKKEEENVKSECKNHNKILGERGERAAELFLKKHDYVILEKNWRCKYGEADLVAMDGDCLVFVEVKTRTSREQGFPSEAVGPKKRARYEQIALEYLAQSDLCDLPMRFDVVDIVRVDDNRAALRHHVNAFGVA; from the coding sequence ATGAAAAAAGAAGAAGAAAATGTTAAATCGGAATGTAAGAATCACAATAAGATTCTTGGTGAGAGGGGCGAGCGAGCAGCTGAGCTTTTCTTAAAGAAGCATGATTATGTGATTCTTGAGAAAAACTGGAGATGCAAATATGGCGAAGCTGATTTAGTTGCCATGGATGGCGACTGTCTTGTTTTTGTGGAAGTGAAAACTCGAACATCAAGAGAACAGGGTTTTCCTAGCGAGGCTGTTGGGCCGAAAAAACGCGCCAGATATGAACAAATTGCGCTTGAATATCTTGCTCAAAGTGATTTGTGCGATTTGCCAATGCGTTTTGATGTTGTCGACATCGTGCGGGTTGATGATAACAGGGCAGCCCTGCGCCATCATGTTAATGCTTTTGGGGTAGCGTGA
- a CDS encoding ribonuclease HII, producing the protein MSKLTLEQDRARVKSLFDFDRKIAESCLGKPDAIILGIDEVGRGPVAGPLAAGGVVFTSEVFIQYLNDSKKITEKRRPIVAESIKKCSNFFDVEYASASEIDEFGIVCALKKVFLAIIQKCEKSGYIPDLILIDGNKIDIDPRVTTIVKGDAQSASIAAASVIAKVARDSLMTDLGNEFPQYEWAKNKGYGTKAHTDAILEFGLTDQHRRTFLKKFI; encoded by the coding sequence GTGTCAAAGTTAACGCTTGAACAGGATAGGGCAAGAGTAAAATCTCTGTTTGATTTCGACCGCAAAATTGCAGAATCTTGCTTAGGAAAGCCAGACGCGATAATTTTAGGAATTGATGAGGTTGGGCGTGGACCGGTGGCGGGACCTTTGGCTGCTGGCGGAGTCGTTTTTACGAGCGAAGTTTTCATTCAGTATTTAAATGATTCTAAAAAAATTACTGAAAAGAGGCGCCCCATTGTTGCTGAGTCAATTAAAAAATGTTCAAATTTTTTTGATGTTGAGTATGCTTCTGCCTCAGAAATAGATGAGTTTGGAATAGTTTGTGCACTAAAGAAGGTGTTTTTGGCAATTATTCAAAAGTGCGAAAAAAGCGGTTATATTCCAGATCTAATTCTCATTGATGGAAATAAAATAGACATTGACCCGCGTGTAACCACAATTGTAAAAGGCGATGCTCAATCGGCTTCCATTGCTGCAGCATCGGTAATCGCTAAAGTTGCAAGAGATTCTCTTATGACAGATCTCGGGAATGAATTTCCCCAGTATGAGTGGGCTAAAAACAAGGGCTATGGCACAAAAGCTCACACAGATGCAATTCTTGAGTTCGGGCTAACTGACCAGCATAGACGCACTTTTTTAAAAAAGTTCATTTAG
- the rplS gene encoding 50S ribosomal protein L19 produces MDYIRAIEQQQIRNDIPDFKSGDNVKVYYRIVEGNRERIQVFQGDVISRHGMSSRETFTVRKVSFGVGVERTFPVNSPKIDKIEVVRRGDVNRSKLYYLRDKVGKAAKIKEKSFN; encoded by the coding sequence ATGGATTACATTAGAGCTATAGAACAACAACAAATCAGAAATGACATCCCTGATTTCAAAAGTGGCGACAACGTAAAGGTTTACTATCGCATCGTTGAAGGAAACCGTGAAAGAATTCAGGTTTTCCAAGGAGATGTTATTAGCCGTCATGGAATGTCTTCACGTGAGACTTTTACAGTGAGAAAAGTTAGCTTTGGCGTTGGTGTTGAGAGAACTTTCCCTGTAAACTCACCTAAAATTGACAAGATTGAAGTAGTTCGCAGAGGTGACGTTAACCGCTCTAAACTCTATTATCTCCGTGACAAAGTTGGTAAGGCCGCAAAAATCAAAGAGAAGTCATTCAACTAG
- the ilvA gene encoding threonine ammonia-lyase: MLSLDKVFEAQQVLKGIIRETKCVRSYGIANDCELYLKPENLQITGSFKVRGSGYKIAMLSEEEREHGVIACSAGNHAQGVALAATKHGIKSIICLPGTAPISKVEATKRYGAEVELVGGCYDDAYARAIELRDEKNYTFVHPFDDENVIMGQGTIALEILNDLDDIDAIIVPIGGGGLISGIAYAVKQIRPSVKVYGVQVAGAPSMFNSIRDGKIECLDAVSTIADGIAVKEPGENTFEIVKQYVDDIALVTDDEVASAILALIEKQKMIAEGAGAAAVAAVMFNKFSLEGKKVVAVVSGGNIDVTSLSRVIDRGLLNSGRSSSLLIELMDKPGQLKAISRIIADCGGNVTGVHYEKGNTLHINGCFLRIEMETRDFDHVNTIKKALASEGFKLI; encoded by the coding sequence ATGCTGAGTCTTGATAAAGTATTTGAAGCACAACAAGTCTTAAAAGGAATTATCCGCGAAACAAAATGCGTGCGTTCATATGGAATTGCGAATGACTGTGAGCTTTATTTAAAGCCAGAAAACCTGCAAATCACTGGCTCTTTTAAAGTTAGAGGCTCAGGATACAAAATCGCAATGTTGAGCGAAGAAGAACGCGAACATGGCGTAATAGCTTGCAGCGCAGGCAACCACGCACAGGGTGTTGCACTTGCAGCAACAAAACATGGAATTAAGTCAATCATTTGCCTACCAGGCACAGCCCCAATTTCAAAAGTAGAAGCCACAAAACGTTATGGCGCAGAGGTTGAACTTGTGGGAGGTTGCTATGACGACGCATATGCACGAGCAATAGAGCTCAGAGACGAGAAAAACTACACTTTCGTTCATCCATTTGATGACGAAAACGTAATCATGGGACAAGGTACAATTGCCCTTGAAATTCTTAACGATCTTGATGACATCGACGCAATCATCGTGCCAATTGGCGGTGGCGGATTGATTTCAGGCATTGCCTATGCAGTAAAACAAATTCGCCCAAGTGTAAAAGTTTATGGTGTGCAAGTTGCAGGCGCTCCCTCAATGTTTAACTCAATTAGAGATGGCAAAATTGAATGTCTCGATGCAGTGTCAACCATAGCTGACGGCATTGCTGTTAAAGAGCCAGGAGAGAACACTTTTGAAATTGTTAAACAATATGTCGACGACATTGCTCTAGTAACCGATGACGAAGTAGCAAGCGCTATTTTAGCTTTAATTGAGAAGCAAAAAATGATTGCAGAAGGCGCAGGCGCAGCTGCAGTGGCAGCCGTAATGTTTAACAAATTTTCACTTGAAGGCAAAAAAGTTGTTGCTGTAGTTTCGGGCGGCAACATTGATGTAACAAGCCTCTCACGTGTTATTGACAGAGGTCTTCTCAATTCAGGTCGTTCATCGTCACTCCTAATTGAACTCATGGACAAACCTGGACAACTCAAAGCAATCAGCCGCATTATTGCTGATTGTGGAGGCAACGTAACAGGCGTACATTACGAAAAAGGAAACACACTTCACATAAATGGATGCTTCTTGCGCATCGAAATGGAAACCCGTGACTTCGATCACGTTAACACTATCAAAAAAGCCCTTGCAAGTGAGGGCTTTAAGCTCATATAA
- a CDS encoding RidA family protein, whose protein sequence is MSEVIHTDSAPAAIGPYSQAIKAGDLVFTSGQIPIDPATGEFAGTTIQEQTHQVCKNLGEVLKAAGTSFEKVVKTVCFVADMGDFAAVNEIYSEYFVSKPARSCVAVKDLPKGALLEIEVIAEV, encoded by the coding sequence ATGAGCGAAGTAATTCACACAGACAGCGCACCAGCAGCTATCGGGCCATACTCACAGGCCATCAAAGCAGGAGACCTTGTTTTCACATCAGGTCAAATTCCAATTGATCCTGCTACAGGTGAATTTGCTGGAACGACAATTCAAGAGCAAACCCATCAAGTTTGCAAAAACCTCGGAGAAGTTTTAAAAGCTGCGGGAACTAGCTTTGAAAAAGTAGTCAAAACTGTGTGCTTTGTAGCTGACATGGGTGATTTTGCAGCAGTTAACGAAATTTATTCAGAATACTTCGTGTCAAAGCCAGCTAGATCATGCGTGGCTGTAAAAGACCTACCTAAAGGCGCTCTACTAGAAATTGAGGTTATTGCAGAAGTTTAA
- a CDS encoding 2-isopropylmalate synthase: MMDASKYKPGYYPVSSEYNNWVLKDHIEKPPIWCSVDMRDGNQALVIPMSLEEKLEYFQVLLDVGFKEIEVGFPAASGTEYEFLRTLIEQNMIPDDVTVQVLTQAREHIIRKTFEACEGAPSAIVHFYNSTSVAQREQVFKKSKDEVKKIATDGALLVKKLASEYDGNFRFEYSPESFTGTEPDYALEVCNEVLDILEPSPDNKVIINLPVTVEMSLPHVYASQVEYMSENLKYRDNVVLSLHPHNDRGTGVADTELALLAGADRVEGTLFGNGERTGNVDIITLAMNMYSHGVDPKLNLSDTNRLVEKYVKCTRMHVYERAPYAGSLVFAAFSGSHQDAIAKGMKYREANNLHEWTCPYLPIDPNDIGRTYDADVIRVNSQSGKGGIGYLLEQSYGYVLPPKMREHFSYKCKDISDHAQKELKPDEINKIFEENYLNLKGNIEVIDFNISTEVDGTIAELRVVKDGEEIEMSANGNGGLNAINNAIRAITNADYTLEVYSQHSMETDGSRSVGASYIGIQDEDGNMYWGAGTDTDVMRANVNALLSAYTNMQRGDK; the protein is encoded by the coding sequence ATGATGGATGCTAGCAAATATAAACCAGGATATTATCCAGTTTCATCTGAATACAATAACTGGGTGCTCAAAGACCACATTGAAAAACCGCCAATCTGGTGCAGTGTTGACATGCGCGATGGAAACCAGGCGCTTGTAATTCCAATGAGTCTTGAAGAGAAGCTTGAGTATTTCCAGGTTTTGCTAGATGTGGGTTTTAAAGAAATTGAAGTTGGATTTCCGGCCGCAAGCGGCACTGAATATGAATTTTTGCGCACACTCATAGAGCAAAACATGATTCCTGACGATGTGACAGTGCAGGTGTTAACTCAGGCACGCGAACACATTATCAGAAAGACATTTGAAGCATGCGAAGGCGCCCCAAGTGCAATTGTGCATTTCTATAATTCAACAAGTGTTGCTCAGCGCGAACAGGTCTTTAAGAAATCTAAAGACGAAGTTAAAAAAATAGCTACAGATGGTGCTTTGCTGGTGAAAAAGCTTGCAAGTGAATATGATGGCAATTTCCGTTTTGAATACTCACCTGAAAGCTTTACTGGAACAGAACCAGACTATGCGCTTGAAGTTTGCAATGAAGTCTTAGACATTCTTGAACCATCACCAGATAACAAAGTTATTATCAACCTGCCAGTCACGGTAGAGATGAGCTTGCCGCATGTTTATGCAAGTCAGGTTGAGTACATGAGTGAAAACTTAAAGTATCGCGACAACGTTGTACTATCTCTCCATCCACACAACGATCGCGGAACTGGTGTTGCTGACACCGAACTTGCCCTTCTTGCAGGTGCAGACCGCGTTGAAGGTACACTTTTTGGCAACGGTGAACGCACAGGAAATGTCGACATAATCACTCTTGCTATGAACATGTACTCCCACGGAGTCGATCCTAAACTTAACCTCTCTGACACGAATCGACTCGTGGAGAAATATGTTAAATGCACCCGCATGCACGTCTATGAGCGCGCTCCATATGCAGGTTCACTTGTGTTTGCGGCATTTAGCGGGTCTCATCAGGATGCAATTGCTAAAGGCATGAAATATCGCGAGGCTAACAATCTGCACGAATGGACATGTCCATATTTACCAATTGATCCAAATGACATTGGCAGGACATATGACGCTGACGTCATTCGCGTTAACTCGCAGTCAGGCAAAGGCGGAATTGGCTATTTACTTGAACAAAGCTATGGATATGTGCTGCCTCCAAAAATGCGTGAGCACTTCTCATATAAATGCAAAGACATTTCTGACCATGCTCAAAAAGAGCTCAAGCCAGACGAGATTAACAAGATATTTGAGGAAAACTATTTGAACCTCAAAGGTAACATTGAAGTCATCGATTTCAACATTTCAACTGAAGTTGATGGAACAATTGCTGAGCTCAGAGTTGTCAAAGATGGTGAAGAAATTGAAATGAGCGCTAACGGCAACGGTGGATTGAATGCAATAAACAACGCCATTAGGGCAATCACAAATGCAGACTACACATTAGAGGTTTATTCGCAGCACTCAATGGAGACTGACGGCTCGCGTTCAGTTGGTGCGTCATACATCGGAATTCAAGATGAAGACGGAAACATGTATTGGGGCGCTGGAACTGACACCGACGTTATGCGTGCAAACGTAAACGCACTTCTTTCTGCGTACACAAACATGCAAAGAGGTGACAAATAA
- the leuC gene encoding 3-isopropylmalate dehydratase large subunit: MAQTLTQKILAAHAGEKEVVPGQLIEANLDMVLGNDITTPVAVNEFNKAGFDGVFDKDHISIVLDHFTPNKDIKAAEQSKTCREFSCQHCISHFYDVGKMGIEHALLPEQGVVTAGDVIIGADSHTCTYGALGAFATGVGSTDMAAGMATGKAWFKVPSAIKFELSGKFAPNVSGKDLILSIIGKIGVDGALYKSMEFTGEGCKNLSMDDRLCICNMAIEAGGKNGIFEADEITEQYLKGRSEREPRYFHADTNAEYEKTFEINLGDIKPTVSCPHLPSNTKDAKDLHDIKIDQVVIGSCTNGRIEDMKATYEVLRGKHIADGVRCIIIPATQDIYKECIDRGWAGEFINAGAIISTPTCGPCLGGYMGILAAGERCIATTNRNFVGRMGHVDSEVYLASPYTAAASALTGYITELEA, encoded by the coding sequence ATGGCACAGACTTTAACTCAAAAAATCCTTGCGGCGCACGCTGGAGAAAAGGAAGTTGTGCCAGGCCAGCTCATTGAAGCTAACCTTGACATGGTTCTTGGCAACGACATCACAACCCCAGTTGCGGTTAACGAATTTAACAAAGCTGGTTTTGATGGTGTTTTTGATAAAGACCACATTTCAATTGTTCTTGATCACTTCACTCCCAACAAAGACATCAAAGCTGCTGAGCAATCGAAAACCTGTCGTGAGTTTTCGTGTCAGCACTGCATCTCTCATTTTTATGACGTTGGAAAAATGGGTATTGAACACGCACTTTTACCTGAACAAGGAGTTGTTACCGCAGGTGATGTAATTATTGGTGCCGATTCACACACTTGCACCTATGGCGCGCTAGGAGCGTTTGCAACAGGCGTGGGTTCTACCGATATGGCGGCTGGAATGGCAACTGGCAAAGCCTGGTTTAAGGTTCCTTCAGCCATCAAATTCGAACTTAGCGGCAAATTTGCACCAAATGTTTCCGGAAAAGACCTCATTTTGTCAATTATTGGGAAAATTGGAGTTGATGGTGCTCTCTATAAATCAATGGAGTTTACTGGAGAGGGTTGCAAAAACCTCTCCATGGACGACCGTCTTTGCATTTGCAACATGGCAATTGAAGCTGGCGGCAAAAACGGAATATTTGAAGCTGACGAAATTACTGAACAATATTTAAAGGGCAGATCAGAGCGTGAGCCCCGCTATTTCCATGCCGACACGAACGCAGAATATGAAAAAACGTTTGAGATTAATCTTGGCGACATAAAACCAACAGTGTCATGCCCTCATCTTCCGTCAAACACAAAAGATGCAAAGGATTTGCACGACATAAAAATCGATCAGGTTGTTATTGGAAGTTGTACAAATGGGCGCATTGAAGACATGAAAGCAACATATGAAGTCCTTCGAGGAAAACACATTGCAGACGGCGTTAGATGCATAATCATTCCTGCAACTCAAGACATTTATAAAGAATGCATCGACCGCGGTTGGGCTGGTGAATTCATAAACGCAGGAGCTATCATCTCTACTCCGACATGTGGGCCTTGCCTTGGCGGCTACATGGGCATTCTTGCAGCTGGCGAGCGTTGCATTGCAACCACAAACAGAAACTTCGTGGGTAGAATGGGACATGTTGATTCAGAAGTATACCTTGCATCCCCATACACAGCTGCAGCAAGTGCATTAACCGGATACATCACAGAATTGGAGGCTTAG
- the leuD gene encoding 3-isopropylmalate dehydratase small subunit: MKAQGRVFKYPDNVDTDVIIPARYLNTSDAQELAKHCMEDIDKTFTERVQSGDIIVAGWNFGCGSSREHAPLTIKTNGVSCVIAKSFARIFYRNSINIGLPILECEQAAEEINDGDDVSIDFDKGIITNNSTGKTYEAQPFPPFIQKIISDGGLLASIKKGN; this comes from the coding sequence ATGAAAGCACAAGGAAGAGTCTTCAAATATCCAGACAATGTTGACACAGATGTAATTATCCCTGCTCGCTATTTAAACACTTCCGATGCTCAAGAACTTGCAAAGCACTGCATGGAAGACATCGATAAAACTTTCACAGAAAGAGTTCAAAGTGGCGACATAATCGTTGCCGGCTGGAACTTCGGTTGCGGGTCTTCTCGCGAACACGCCCCACTAACAATAAAAACAAACGGTGTTAGCTGCGTTATTGCAAAAAGCTTCGCTAGAATTTTTTATCGCAATTCCATAAACATTGGTCTTCCAATTCTTGAATGTGAACAAGCAGCTGAAGAGATTAACGACGGCGATGACGTATCAATTGATTTTGATAAAGGAATTATCACAAACAACTCAACTGGCAAGACATATGAAGCACAACCTTTCCCACCGTTCATTCAAAAAATCATATCTGATGGTGGGCTTTTAGCTTCGATCAAAAAAGGAAACTAA
- the leuB gene encoding 3-isopropylmalate dehydrogenase, with protein sequence MEKNIAVIKGDGIGPEIVDATIVVLDKIAEKFGHTFNFDFVDMGGVAIDKTGEPLPQETKEICCNSDSVLLGAVGGDKWNDLPSEKRPEKGLLNLRAAMKVYSNNRPAKIWPQLASASPLKQEIVDRGIDFLIVRELIGGIYFGKHETFSENDHEQAIDYMPYNSAEVRRICKIGFEMAQKRNKKLCVVQKSNVLATSRLWLRVIHKMENEYPDVQLSEMLVDNCAMQIVRDPSQFDVIVTENMFGDILSDEASMITGSIGMIPSSSLGNTKCGLYEPIHGSAPDIAGQDIANPIGTILSAAMMLKFSFDADEESKAIEDAVSKYLDEGYRTADIYTDGTKKVGCKECGNLIASFI encoded by the coding sequence ATGGAAAAAAATATTGCTGTTATCAAGGGCGATGGTATCGGCCCAGAGATTGTTGATGCCACAATAGTTGTTTTAGACAAAATCGCTGAAAAATTTGGTCACACCTTTAATTTTGACTTTGTTGACATGGGCGGTGTCGCAATTGATAAGACAGGCGAACCTTTGCCACAAGAGACGAAAGAGATTTGCTGCAATTCCGACAGTGTTTTGCTAGGTGCAGTTGGCGGAGACAAATGGAACGATTTGCCAAGCGAAAAGCGCCCAGAAAAGGGTCTTTTGAACTTACGCGCTGCAATGAAGGTTTACTCCAACAACAGGCCAGCAAAAATTTGGCCACAGCTTGCAAGCGCCTCTCCTCTAAAGCAAGAAATTGTTGATCGAGGGATTGACTTTTTGATTGTTCGCGAACTCATTGGCGGAATTTATTTTGGAAAACATGAGACATTTAGCGAAAACGATCACGAGCAGGCAATAGATTACATGCCATACAACTCTGCAGAAGTCAGACGAATTTGCAAAATTGGATTCGAAATGGCTCAAAAAAGAAACAAAAAACTTTGCGTTGTTCAAAAAAGCAATGTTTTAGCAACTTCCCGTTTGTGGCTGCGTGTTATTCATAAGATGGAAAACGAATATCCTGATGTTCAATTGAGCGAAATGCTCGTTGACAATTGCGCGATGCAAATTGTTCGTGACCCATCGCAGTTCGACGTCATTGTTACAGAAAACATGTTTGGCGACATTTTGAGCGATGAAGCATCAATGATAACAGGCTCAATCGGAATGATTCCATCAAGTTCACTCGGGAACACTAAATGCGGCCTTTATGAACCAATTCATGGAAGCGCTCCCGATATCGCCGGTCAAGACATCGCTAACCCAATTGGAACAATTCTCTCCGCTGCCATGATGCTAAAATTTAGCTTCGATGCTGATGAAGAAAGCAAAGCTATCGAAGATGCAGTGTCAAAATATCTAGACGAAGGCTACAGAACGGCCGACATTTACACTGATGGAACTAAAAAAGTTGGATGCAAAGAGTGTGGCAACTTAATAGCTTCATTTATCTAG